The genome window TCCCATTTATGCTCGACAGCCACCTGGGGAAGAAGTAGCCCTGAGTAAAAGCCTTTCACAATGTGAATACCGTGGACACCAACCTTAATCTCATTGATATCTTTGATCTCTGTCAGCGGGGTAAGGGCAGAGATCTCGATTGTCAAATGCTCGAACTCCTCGCGTTTTAAAGGAGGAAATCTCGGATCATTGAAAGCAGCAGCTATTGCCATCTCTTCAATGGTTTTGTATAAGGGCTTTACCGCTTCGATATAACCGATGCAGCCTCTCAATTGCCCTTGTTTCTTAAGGGTAACAAATACCCCTTTTTTCTCCTGGAGACGTGCTGATTCAACCTGAAATTCAGGAACATCTCTACCGGTCAGCCTGCATTCAATGGTTTTTTTTGCAATATCGAGAAGGATCTCTTTTTCCACCTCAGACAGTCCTCTCTCAATTCTCACCCCGGTGTGCCTCTGATCCTTAACCGTCGAGATTTCACTTACATAAAGAACAGCGGATGTATATCCGACGACGCTTGTCCTATCTCCCGTTACATCTCCTGAATTAGCATATTTCAGTACCTTTGCCCTGTCCGCACCAGTTTTCTTTGCCACCATCATAATTACAGCAGCCGGTCCTCCTCCGCAGGCCTCACAGATGTTGTTTCCCATATCTTTTAAGAGACCCTGGGCATCCATCCTCTCTATATGGGCAAGAACCACAGCATCCATTTTCACAGCCTTCTCATAGGGATAGAAATGTGAAAGATCGGAACTCCCAACGATCAGAACATTTTGA of Syntrophales bacterium contains these proteins:
- the amrB gene encoding AmmeMemoRadiSam system protein B, with the protein product MNGDIRKSAIAGSWYPGSPKVLRADIEDFFHNVPEEKVKGRIVGLIAPHAGYMYSGQVAAYAYKLVRGATFDAVIIVGPSHRVPFQGVSVYNRGGYETPLGVVPVDAALAGKIMTHSSVASCIPSAHMQEHSVEIQLPFLQVALGEFSFVPFVMGDQNHQTCEDLAEAISQAIENQNVLIVGSSDLSHFYPYEKAVKMDAVVLAHIERMDAQGLLKDMGNNICEACGGGPAAVIMMVAKKTGADRAKVLKYANSGDVTGDRTSVVGYTSAVLYVSEISTVKDQRHTGVRIERGLSEVEKEILLDIAKKTIECRLTGRDVPEFQVESARLQEKKGVFVTLKKQGQLRGCIGYIEAVKPLYKTIEEMAIAAAFNDPRFPPLKREEFEHLTIEISALTPLTEIKDINEIKVGVHGIHIVKGFYSGLLLPQVAVEHKWDRLTFLEETCHKAGLPSQTWKDKDTKIYIFSADIFGNKE